One genomic region from Kiritimatiellia bacterium encodes:
- a CDS encoding SpoIIE family protein phosphatase, whose amino-acid sequence MTDSGSPPRSGLSDSEMLRLLMDSHTDHIYFKDEKSRFIRINSALARWFGLDDPAQAIGKTDFDFFTEEHAREAFQDEARVMATGIPIIGKIEMETWPDGRRTWVSTTKLPIRDENRRIIGTFGVSRDVTEQYLQREKLARAVEELRKVNERYREELALASDVMSALSANRLETFPERNGPPRLRFHYRYSAAEQLSGDFFVVASYNSQSAIIFLCDVMGHGISAALIAAILRVWVGQMVRAETPPAGILTTLNRRVHSLFSEPEILRFATAFCGVIDVSQNTLRYACAGHPSPILIDPNFGKARALYDSRSKEPGLGLQPNTVYAECEEVMPLGSLLMVYSDGLLEYQAAREGAITPEIELCEQINRYFGLQPDAIINDVFTRAQAAARTGVSDDICIVAAEMIQSA is encoded by the coding sequence ATGACGGATTCGGGTTCGCCCCCACGCTCCGGTCTGTCCGACAGCGAAATGCTTCGACTGTTGATGGACAGCCATACAGACCACATCTATTTCAAAGACGAGAAAAGCCGTTTCATCCGCATCAACAGCGCCCTGGCGCGGTGGTTCGGCCTCGATGACCCGGCCCAGGCAATTGGGAAGACCGATTTTGATTTCTTCACGGAGGAGCATGCCCGCGAAGCTTTTCAAGACGAGGCCCGCGTGATGGCCACCGGGATCCCCATCATCGGAAAAATCGAAATGGAAACGTGGCCGGATGGCCGGCGGACCTGGGTTTCCACAACCAAATTGCCAATCCGGGACGAAAACAGGCGAATTATCGGCACCTTCGGCGTATCGAGGGACGTCACCGAACAATATCTTCAGCGGGAAAAGCTAGCGAGGGCCGTTGAGGAACTTCGAAAGGTGAATGAGCGGTACCGCGAAGAGCTTGCCCTCGCCAGCGATGTGATGAGCGCGTTGTCCGCCAATCGGCTCGAGACGTTTCCCGAAAGAAATGGACCGCCTCGTTTGCGATTCCACTACCGATATTCCGCCGCCGAACAACTGAGCGGCGATTTCTTCGTTGTCGCCTCCTACAATTCGCAATCCGCGATCATCTTCCTCTGCGATGTGATGGGCCACGGCATATCAGCCGCCCTCATTGCGGCCATCCTCCGCGTGTGGGTAGGCCAGATGGTCCGCGCCGAGACGCCTCCGGCCGGAATTTTGACCACCCTCAATCGACGCGTGCATTCCCTCTTTTCCGAACCCGAAATTCTTCGTTTCGCTACCGCCTTCTGCGGAGTGATCGATGTGAGCCAGAATACCCTCCGTTATGCCTGCGCCGGACACCCCTCTCCCATATTGATCGACCCGAATTTCGGGAAGGCGCGCGCGCTGTATGACAGCCGCTCGAAGGAACCCGGCCTCGGCCTTCAGCCCAACACCGTCTACGCCGAATGCGAGGAAGTGATGCCGCTAGGCAGCCTCCTGATGGTGTACTCTGACGGCTTGCTGGAATATCAGGCGGCGAGGGAGGGGGCCATCACTCCCGAAATTGAGCTCTGTGAACAAATCAACCGCTATTTCGGGCTGCAACCGGATGCGATCATCAACGATGTGTTCACTCGCGCCCAGGCTGCCGCCAGGACGGGCGTTTCGGACGACATCTGTATCGTAGCCGCGGAAATGATCCAGAGCGCATGA